One stretch of Miscanthus floridulus cultivar M001 chromosome 18, ASM1932011v1, whole genome shotgun sequence DNA includes these proteins:
- the LOC136522740 gene encoding auxin response factor 17-like isoform X1: MRLSSSSGSVLPAQSGSPEAVEEHKCLNSELWHACAGPLVSLPAVGSRVVYFPQGHSEQVAASTNKEMESQIPNYPNLPPQLICQLHNVTMHADAETDEVYAQMTLQPLNPQELKDPYLPAELGSANKQPTNYFCKTLTASDTSTHGGFSVPRRAAEKVFPPLDFTQQPPCQELMAKDLHGNEWKFRHIFRGQPKRHLLTTGWSVFVSAKRLVAGDSVLFIWNDNNQLLLGIRRANRPQTVMPSSVLSSDSMHIGLLAAAAHAASTNSRFTIFYNPRASPSEFVIPLAKYVKAVYHTRISVGMRFRMLFETEESSVRRYMGTITGISDLDSVRWPNSHWRSVKVGWDESTAGERQPRVSLWEIEPLTTFPMYPSPFPLRLKRPWPTGLPSLYGGKDDDLANSLMWLRDTTNPGFQSLNFGGLGMNPWMQPRLDASLLGLQPDMYQAMATAAFQDPTKQVSSPTMLQFQQPQNIAGRAAPLLSSQILQQAQPQFQQQPYLQNISESTIQAQGQSEFLKQQLQRSQSFNEQKPQLQPQQQQQESQQQQQSQCLQVPQHQQMQQQNMTNYQSVSNALSAFSQLSSASQSSPVSLQTILPFSQAQSFTDTNVSSLSPSNTMQNTLRPFSSEAVSHLSMPRPTAIPVPDPWSSKRVAVEPLLPSHPQVLSQMEQLDSTPASIPHSSVLAPLPGRGCLVDQDVNSDPQNHLLFGVSIDSQSLLMQGGIPGLQNGNDSTAIPYSTSNFLSPSQNDFPLDHTLNSSGCIDDSGYVPPCSDNSDQMNRPPATFVKVYKSGTCGRSLDITRFSSYHELRRELGRLFGLEGQLEDPLRSGWQLVFVDREEDVLLMGDDPWQEFVSTVSFIKILSPQEVQQMGKQGLELLSSAPARRLGNSCDDYVSRQESRSLSTGIASVGSVEF, translated from the exons CTGTGGAGGAGCACAAGTGTCTGAACTCGGAGTTGTGGCATGCCTGTGCCGGCCCGCTTGTTTCCTTGCCCGCGGTGGGTAGCCGGGTTGTGTACTTCCCTCAGGGCCACAGCGAACAG GTGGCAGCATCAACAAACAAGGAAATGGAGTCTCAGATCCCCAATTATCCTAATCTGCCACCACAGCTTATATGCCAACTTCATAATGTGACTATGCAT GCTGATGCAGAGACAGATGAGGTATATGCACAGATGACACTACAACCACTCAACCCG CAAGAACTGAAGGACCCATATTTACCTGCAGAATTAGGTTCGGCCAATAAACAGCCAACAAACTATTTTTGCAAAACATTAACAGCAAGTGACACAAGTACCCATGGTGGGTTCTCTGTTCCCCGTCGAGCAGCTGAGAAAGTGTTTCCTCCACTG GATTTCACCCAGCAACCTCCATGCCAGGAGTTGATGGCAAAAGATCTTCATGGAAACGAGTGGAAATTCCGTCACATCTTTCGCG GTCAGCCAAAGCGGCATCTTCTAACTACAGGCTGGAGTGTCTTTGTAAGTGCAAAGAGACTCGTTGCTGGTGACTCTGTCCTTTTTATCTG GAATGACAATAACCAGCTTCTGCTGGGAATTCGTCGGGCAAATCGGCCACAAACAGTCATGCCATCTTCAGTCTTATCAAGTGATAGCATGCATATCGGTCTTCTTGCTGCAGCTGCGCATGCTGCTTCGACAAATAGCCGGTTTACAATTTTCTATAACCCAAG GGCAAGCCCTTCAGAGTTTGTCATACCGCTTGCAAAGTATGTTAAGGCTGTGTATCATACCCGTATATCTGTGGGGATGCGTTTCAGGATGCTTTTTGAGACAGAAGAGTCTAGCGTTAGGAG ATACATGGGGACAATTACCGGAATCAGTGATCTTGATTCTGTTCGGTGGCCAAATTCACACTGGCGTTCTGTTAAG GTTGGCTGGGATGAATCAACTGCTGGTGAGAGACAGCCAAGGGTGTCACTATGGGAGATTGAGCCACTGACAACTTTCCCAATGTATCCATCTCCTTTTCCGCTCAGGCTCAAGCGTCCATGGCCAACAGGCTTGCCTTCTCTGTATG GTGGGAAGGATGATGACCTGGCAAACTCTCTCATGTGGCTTCGAGATACCACAAATCCTGGTTTTCAGTCGTTAAATTTTGGTGGACTTGGTATGAACCCTTGGATGCAGCCAAGGCTGGATGCTTCCTTACTTGGTCTGCAACCTGACATGTATCAGGCGATGGCCACAGCTGCTTTCCAGGATCCAACAAAGCAGGTATCATCACCCACAATGCTGCAGTTCCAGCAGCCACAGAACATAGCTGGCCGGGCCGCGCCACTTCTTTCAAGTCAGATTTTGCAGCAAGCACAGCCTCAATTTCAGCAGCAGCCATACCTTCAAAACATCTCCGAGAGCACAATCCAAGCGCAGGGTCAGTCTGAGTTCCTCAAACAGCAGCTCCAACGCAGCCAGTCATTCAATGAGCAGAAGCCCCAGCTGCAACCCCAGCAACAACAGCAAGaatcacagcagcagcagcaatcaCAGTGTCTGCAAGTCCCTCAACATCAACAAATGCAACAACAGAACATGACCAACTACCAGTCTGTATCGAATGCATTATCAGCGTTTTCTCAGCTGTCGTCGGCCTCTCAGTCTTCACCTGTGTCACTGCAAACAATATTACCATTCTCACAGGCACAGAGCTTTACAGACACGAATGTGAGCTCATTATCTCCATCCAACACCATGCAAAATACACTGAGGCCATTCTCATCAGAAGCAGTTTCTCACCTCAGTATGCCGAGGCCCACTGCAATACCTGTCCCCGACCCATGGTCATCGAAGCGAGTTGCGGTGGAGCCTTTGCTTCCTTCTCATCCCCAGGTTTTGTCCCAGATGGAACAATTGGACTCTACACCAGCTAGTATACCTCATAGCTCTGTGTTGGCACCACTTCCTGGAAGAGGATGTTTGGTGGATCAAGATGTGAACTCTGATCCTCAAAATCACCTCTTGTTTGGTGTTAGTATAGATTCGCAGTCACTGCTAATGCAAGGAGGCATCCCTGGTCTCCAAAATGGGAATGATTCAACTGCTATACCTTATTCCACCTCCAATTTCCTGAGCCCTTCCCAGAATGATTTTCCTTTGGATCATACTCTAAATTCTTCAGGCTGCATAGATGATTCTGGGTATGTGCCGCCATGTTCAGATAATTCTGACCAAATGAACCGACCACCAGCGACCTTTGTGAAG GTTTACAAATCTGGAACCTGCGGAAGGTCGCTTGATATCACTAGGTTTAGTAGCTATCATGAGCTCCGTAGGGAACTAGGGCGCCTATTTGGCCTTGAGGGCCAGTTGGAAGACCCTTTGAGATCAGGCTGGCAGCTTGTATTCGTCGACCGTGAGGAGGACGTCCTTCTCATGGGCGACGACCCTTGGCA GGAATTCGTGAGTACGGTGTCTTTCATAAAGATACTCTCACCGCAGGAGGTGCAGCAAATGGGCAAGCAGGGGCTGGAGCTCCTGAGCTCAGCCCCTGCGCGGAGGCTAGGTAACAGCTGTGACGACTACGTTAGCAGGCAGGAGTCGAGAAGCTTGAGCACCGGGATTGCGTCCGTCGGGTCGGTCGAGTTCTGA
- the LOC136522740 gene encoding auxin response factor 17-like isoform X2 codes for MVAASTNKEMESQIPNYPNLPPQLICQLHNVTMHADAETDEVYAQMTLQPLNPQELKDPYLPAELGSANKQPTNYFCKTLTASDTSTHGGFSVPRRAAEKVFPPLDFTQQPPCQELMAKDLHGNEWKFRHIFRGQPKRHLLTTGWSVFVSAKRLVAGDSVLFIWNDNNQLLLGIRRANRPQTVMPSSVLSSDSMHIGLLAAAAHAASTNSRFTIFYNPRASPSEFVIPLAKYVKAVYHTRISVGMRFRMLFETEESSVRRYMGTITGISDLDSVRWPNSHWRSVKVGWDESTAGERQPRVSLWEIEPLTTFPMYPSPFPLRLKRPWPTGLPSLYGGKDDDLANSLMWLRDTTNPGFQSLNFGGLGMNPWMQPRLDASLLGLQPDMYQAMATAAFQDPTKQVSSPTMLQFQQPQNIAGRAAPLLSSQILQQAQPQFQQQPYLQNISESTIQAQGQSEFLKQQLQRSQSFNEQKPQLQPQQQQQESQQQQQSQCLQVPQHQQMQQQNMTNYQSVSNALSAFSQLSSASQSSPVSLQTILPFSQAQSFTDTNVSSLSPSNTMQNTLRPFSSEAVSHLSMPRPTAIPVPDPWSSKRVAVEPLLPSHPQVLSQMEQLDSTPASIPHSSVLAPLPGRGCLVDQDVNSDPQNHLLFGVSIDSQSLLMQGGIPGLQNGNDSTAIPYSTSNFLSPSQNDFPLDHTLNSSGCIDDSGYVPPCSDNSDQMNRPPATFVKVYKSGTCGRSLDITRFSSYHELRRELGRLFGLEGQLEDPLRSGWQLVFVDREEDVLLMGDDPWQEFVSTVSFIKILSPQEVQQMGKQGLELLSSAPARRLGNSCDDYVSRQESRSLSTGIASVGSVEF; via the exons ATG GTGGCAGCATCAACAAACAAGGAAATGGAGTCTCAGATCCCCAATTATCCTAATCTGCCACCACAGCTTATATGCCAACTTCATAATGTGACTATGCAT GCTGATGCAGAGACAGATGAGGTATATGCACAGATGACACTACAACCACTCAACCCG CAAGAACTGAAGGACCCATATTTACCTGCAGAATTAGGTTCGGCCAATAAACAGCCAACAAACTATTTTTGCAAAACATTAACAGCAAGTGACACAAGTACCCATGGTGGGTTCTCTGTTCCCCGTCGAGCAGCTGAGAAAGTGTTTCCTCCACTG GATTTCACCCAGCAACCTCCATGCCAGGAGTTGATGGCAAAAGATCTTCATGGAAACGAGTGGAAATTCCGTCACATCTTTCGCG GTCAGCCAAAGCGGCATCTTCTAACTACAGGCTGGAGTGTCTTTGTAAGTGCAAAGAGACTCGTTGCTGGTGACTCTGTCCTTTTTATCTG GAATGACAATAACCAGCTTCTGCTGGGAATTCGTCGGGCAAATCGGCCACAAACAGTCATGCCATCTTCAGTCTTATCAAGTGATAGCATGCATATCGGTCTTCTTGCTGCAGCTGCGCATGCTGCTTCGACAAATAGCCGGTTTACAATTTTCTATAACCCAAG GGCAAGCCCTTCAGAGTTTGTCATACCGCTTGCAAAGTATGTTAAGGCTGTGTATCATACCCGTATATCTGTGGGGATGCGTTTCAGGATGCTTTTTGAGACAGAAGAGTCTAGCGTTAGGAG ATACATGGGGACAATTACCGGAATCAGTGATCTTGATTCTGTTCGGTGGCCAAATTCACACTGGCGTTCTGTTAAG GTTGGCTGGGATGAATCAACTGCTGGTGAGAGACAGCCAAGGGTGTCACTATGGGAGATTGAGCCACTGACAACTTTCCCAATGTATCCATCTCCTTTTCCGCTCAGGCTCAAGCGTCCATGGCCAACAGGCTTGCCTTCTCTGTATG GTGGGAAGGATGATGACCTGGCAAACTCTCTCATGTGGCTTCGAGATACCACAAATCCTGGTTTTCAGTCGTTAAATTTTGGTGGACTTGGTATGAACCCTTGGATGCAGCCAAGGCTGGATGCTTCCTTACTTGGTCTGCAACCTGACATGTATCAGGCGATGGCCACAGCTGCTTTCCAGGATCCAACAAAGCAGGTATCATCACCCACAATGCTGCAGTTCCAGCAGCCACAGAACATAGCTGGCCGGGCCGCGCCACTTCTTTCAAGTCAGATTTTGCAGCAAGCACAGCCTCAATTTCAGCAGCAGCCATACCTTCAAAACATCTCCGAGAGCACAATCCAAGCGCAGGGTCAGTCTGAGTTCCTCAAACAGCAGCTCCAACGCAGCCAGTCATTCAATGAGCAGAAGCCCCAGCTGCAACCCCAGCAACAACAGCAAGaatcacagcagcagcagcaatcaCAGTGTCTGCAAGTCCCTCAACATCAACAAATGCAACAACAGAACATGACCAACTACCAGTCTGTATCGAATGCATTATCAGCGTTTTCTCAGCTGTCGTCGGCCTCTCAGTCTTCACCTGTGTCACTGCAAACAATATTACCATTCTCACAGGCACAGAGCTTTACAGACACGAATGTGAGCTCATTATCTCCATCCAACACCATGCAAAATACACTGAGGCCATTCTCATCAGAAGCAGTTTCTCACCTCAGTATGCCGAGGCCCACTGCAATACCTGTCCCCGACCCATGGTCATCGAAGCGAGTTGCGGTGGAGCCTTTGCTTCCTTCTCATCCCCAGGTTTTGTCCCAGATGGAACAATTGGACTCTACACCAGCTAGTATACCTCATAGCTCTGTGTTGGCACCACTTCCTGGAAGAGGATGTTTGGTGGATCAAGATGTGAACTCTGATCCTCAAAATCACCTCTTGTTTGGTGTTAGTATAGATTCGCAGTCACTGCTAATGCAAGGAGGCATCCCTGGTCTCCAAAATGGGAATGATTCAACTGCTATACCTTATTCCACCTCCAATTTCCTGAGCCCTTCCCAGAATGATTTTCCTTTGGATCATACTCTAAATTCTTCAGGCTGCATAGATGATTCTGGGTATGTGCCGCCATGTTCAGATAATTCTGACCAAATGAACCGACCACCAGCGACCTTTGTGAAG GTTTACAAATCTGGAACCTGCGGAAGGTCGCTTGATATCACTAGGTTTAGTAGCTATCATGAGCTCCGTAGGGAACTAGGGCGCCTATTTGGCCTTGAGGGCCAGTTGGAAGACCCTTTGAGATCAGGCTGGCAGCTTGTATTCGTCGACCGTGAGGAGGACGTCCTTCTCATGGGCGACGACCCTTGGCA GGAATTCGTGAGTACGGTGTCTTTCATAAAGATACTCTCACCGCAGGAGGTGCAGCAAATGGGCAAGCAGGGGCTGGAGCTCCTGAGCTCAGCCCCTGCGCGGAGGCTAGGTAACAGCTGTGACGACTACGTTAGCAGGCAGGAGTCGAGAAGCTTGAGCACCGGGATTGCGTCCGTCGGGTCGGTCGAGTTCTGA
- the LOC136522740 gene encoding auxin response factor 17-like isoform X3 produces the protein MESQIPNYPNLPPQLICQLHNVTMHADAETDEVYAQMTLQPLNPQELKDPYLPAELGSANKQPTNYFCKTLTASDTSTHGGFSVPRRAAEKVFPPLDFTQQPPCQELMAKDLHGNEWKFRHIFRGQPKRHLLTTGWSVFVSAKRLVAGDSVLFIWNDNNQLLLGIRRANRPQTVMPSSVLSSDSMHIGLLAAAAHAASTNSRFTIFYNPRASPSEFVIPLAKYVKAVYHTRISVGMRFRMLFETEESSVRRYMGTITGISDLDSVRWPNSHWRSVKVGWDESTAGERQPRVSLWEIEPLTTFPMYPSPFPLRLKRPWPTGLPSLYGGKDDDLANSLMWLRDTTNPGFQSLNFGGLGMNPWMQPRLDASLLGLQPDMYQAMATAAFQDPTKQVSSPTMLQFQQPQNIAGRAAPLLSSQILQQAQPQFQQQPYLQNISESTIQAQGQSEFLKQQLQRSQSFNEQKPQLQPQQQQQESQQQQQSQCLQVPQHQQMQQQNMTNYQSVSNALSAFSQLSSASQSSPVSLQTILPFSQAQSFTDTNVSSLSPSNTMQNTLRPFSSEAVSHLSMPRPTAIPVPDPWSSKRVAVEPLLPSHPQVLSQMEQLDSTPASIPHSSVLAPLPGRGCLVDQDVNSDPQNHLLFGVSIDSQSLLMQGGIPGLQNGNDSTAIPYSTSNFLSPSQNDFPLDHTLNSSGCIDDSGYVPPCSDNSDQMNRPPATFVKVYKSGTCGRSLDITRFSSYHELRRELGRLFGLEGQLEDPLRSGWQLVFVDREEDVLLMGDDPWQEFVSTVSFIKILSPQEVQQMGKQGLELLSSAPARRLGNSCDDYVSRQESRSLSTGIASVGSVEF, from the exons ATGGAGTCTCAGATCCCCAATTATCCTAATCTGCCACCACAGCTTATATGCCAACTTCATAATGTGACTATGCAT GCTGATGCAGAGACAGATGAGGTATATGCACAGATGACACTACAACCACTCAACCCG CAAGAACTGAAGGACCCATATTTACCTGCAGAATTAGGTTCGGCCAATAAACAGCCAACAAACTATTTTTGCAAAACATTAACAGCAAGTGACACAAGTACCCATGGTGGGTTCTCTGTTCCCCGTCGAGCAGCTGAGAAAGTGTTTCCTCCACTG GATTTCACCCAGCAACCTCCATGCCAGGAGTTGATGGCAAAAGATCTTCATGGAAACGAGTGGAAATTCCGTCACATCTTTCGCG GTCAGCCAAAGCGGCATCTTCTAACTACAGGCTGGAGTGTCTTTGTAAGTGCAAAGAGACTCGTTGCTGGTGACTCTGTCCTTTTTATCTG GAATGACAATAACCAGCTTCTGCTGGGAATTCGTCGGGCAAATCGGCCACAAACAGTCATGCCATCTTCAGTCTTATCAAGTGATAGCATGCATATCGGTCTTCTTGCTGCAGCTGCGCATGCTGCTTCGACAAATAGCCGGTTTACAATTTTCTATAACCCAAG GGCAAGCCCTTCAGAGTTTGTCATACCGCTTGCAAAGTATGTTAAGGCTGTGTATCATACCCGTATATCTGTGGGGATGCGTTTCAGGATGCTTTTTGAGACAGAAGAGTCTAGCGTTAGGAG ATACATGGGGACAATTACCGGAATCAGTGATCTTGATTCTGTTCGGTGGCCAAATTCACACTGGCGTTCTGTTAAG GTTGGCTGGGATGAATCAACTGCTGGTGAGAGACAGCCAAGGGTGTCACTATGGGAGATTGAGCCACTGACAACTTTCCCAATGTATCCATCTCCTTTTCCGCTCAGGCTCAAGCGTCCATGGCCAACAGGCTTGCCTTCTCTGTATG GTGGGAAGGATGATGACCTGGCAAACTCTCTCATGTGGCTTCGAGATACCACAAATCCTGGTTTTCAGTCGTTAAATTTTGGTGGACTTGGTATGAACCCTTGGATGCAGCCAAGGCTGGATGCTTCCTTACTTGGTCTGCAACCTGACATGTATCAGGCGATGGCCACAGCTGCTTTCCAGGATCCAACAAAGCAGGTATCATCACCCACAATGCTGCAGTTCCAGCAGCCACAGAACATAGCTGGCCGGGCCGCGCCACTTCTTTCAAGTCAGATTTTGCAGCAAGCACAGCCTCAATTTCAGCAGCAGCCATACCTTCAAAACATCTCCGAGAGCACAATCCAAGCGCAGGGTCAGTCTGAGTTCCTCAAACAGCAGCTCCAACGCAGCCAGTCATTCAATGAGCAGAAGCCCCAGCTGCAACCCCAGCAACAACAGCAAGaatcacagcagcagcagcaatcaCAGTGTCTGCAAGTCCCTCAACATCAACAAATGCAACAACAGAACATGACCAACTACCAGTCTGTATCGAATGCATTATCAGCGTTTTCTCAGCTGTCGTCGGCCTCTCAGTCTTCACCTGTGTCACTGCAAACAATATTACCATTCTCACAGGCACAGAGCTTTACAGACACGAATGTGAGCTCATTATCTCCATCCAACACCATGCAAAATACACTGAGGCCATTCTCATCAGAAGCAGTTTCTCACCTCAGTATGCCGAGGCCCACTGCAATACCTGTCCCCGACCCATGGTCATCGAAGCGAGTTGCGGTGGAGCCTTTGCTTCCTTCTCATCCCCAGGTTTTGTCCCAGATGGAACAATTGGACTCTACACCAGCTAGTATACCTCATAGCTCTGTGTTGGCACCACTTCCTGGAAGAGGATGTTTGGTGGATCAAGATGTGAACTCTGATCCTCAAAATCACCTCTTGTTTGGTGTTAGTATAGATTCGCAGTCACTGCTAATGCAAGGAGGCATCCCTGGTCTCCAAAATGGGAATGATTCAACTGCTATACCTTATTCCACCTCCAATTTCCTGAGCCCTTCCCAGAATGATTTTCCTTTGGATCATACTCTAAATTCTTCAGGCTGCATAGATGATTCTGGGTATGTGCCGCCATGTTCAGATAATTCTGACCAAATGAACCGACCACCAGCGACCTTTGTGAAG GTTTACAAATCTGGAACCTGCGGAAGGTCGCTTGATATCACTAGGTTTAGTAGCTATCATGAGCTCCGTAGGGAACTAGGGCGCCTATTTGGCCTTGAGGGCCAGTTGGAAGACCCTTTGAGATCAGGCTGGCAGCTTGTATTCGTCGACCGTGAGGAGGACGTCCTTCTCATGGGCGACGACCCTTGGCA GGAATTCGTGAGTACGGTGTCTTTCATAAAGATACTCTCACCGCAGGAGGTGCAGCAAATGGGCAAGCAGGGGCTGGAGCTCCTGAGCTCAGCCCCTGCGCGGAGGCTAGGTAACAGCTGTGACGACTACGTTAGCAGGCAGGAGTCGAGAAGCTTGAGCACCGGGATTGCGTCCGTCGGGTCGGTCGAGTTCTGA